The following proteins come from a genomic window of Azospirillum humicireducens:
- a CDS encoding ABC transporter permease: MQDAPLPHRPATGSPAGGRWTGEPLRLAALLAPAAAVFAAFFLLPLVRLILIGAGGAEGWSAYVTTLVDPGHLDSLLSTLALSAGVTLVTLAVSTVAGLFLVRHHFPGHALLVALLTFPLAFPGVVIGFMVIMLAGRQGLIGTITQALTGGKLVFAYSMAGLFLGYVYFSIPRVILTVMAAAEKLDPRLEEAARSLGASPWRVVADVILPALKPALISAGALCFATSMGAFGTAFTLATRINVLPMTIYTEFTLQANIAAAAALSVLLGLITWAALAVARSVAGTSVAAAG, translated from the coding sequence GTGCAGGACGCTCCCCTCCCCCACCGGCCGGCGACAGGTTCGCCGGCCGGTGGGCGGTGGACGGGCGAACCGCTGCGGCTGGCGGCCCTGCTGGCGCCGGCGGCGGCGGTGTTCGCGGCCTTCTTCCTGCTGCCGCTGGTTCGCCTGATCCTGATCGGCGCCGGCGGGGCGGAGGGATGGTCGGCCTATGTGACCACGCTGGTCGATCCCGGCCATCTCGACAGCCTGCTGTCCACGCTGGCGCTGTCGGCCGGGGTGACGCTGGTGACGCTGGCGGTGTCGACCGTCGCCGGACTGTTCCTGGTGCGCCATCACTTCCCCGGCCACGCCCTGCTGGTGGCGCTGCTGACCTTTCCGCTGGCCTTTCCCGGCGTGGTGATCGGCTTCATGGTCATCATGCTGGCCGGACGGCAGGGGCTGATCGGCACGATCACCCAGGCGCTGACCGGCGGCAAGCTGGTCTTCGCCTATTCCATGGCCGGGCTGTTCCTGGGCTACGTCTATTTCTCGATTCCGCGGGTCATCCTGACGGTGATGGCGGCGGCGGAGAAGCTGGACCCGCGGCTGGAGGAGGCGGCGCGGTCGCTGGGGGCATCCCCCTGGCGCGTGGTGGCCGACGTCATCCTGCCGGCGCTGAAGCCGGCGCTGATCTCCGCCGGTGCCCTGTGCTTCGCGACCTCGATGGGCGCGTTCGGCACCGCCTTCACGCTCGCCACCCGGATCAACGTGCTGCCGATGACGATCTATACTGAATTCACGCTCCAGGCGAACATCGCGGCAGCGGCGGCGCTCAGCGTCCTGCTCGGCCTCATCACCTGGGCGGCACTCGCGGTGGCGCGCAGCGTCGCCGGCACGTCGGTCGCGGCGGCGGGGTGA
- a CDS encoding ABC transporter substrate-binding protein, whose amino-acid sequence MMKQFLPGPFLLAAALGAVSLVAALSATVAPATAAEPTAICYNCPPEWADWASQLKAIKADLGITVPFDNKNSGQSLAAMLAEKDKPVADVVYLGGPVGIQAKAAGVVAPYKPAGWAGIPDGMKDADGNWFAIHSGTLGFFVNTEALGGKPVPQSWADLLKPDYSGMVGYLDPTSAAVGYVGAVAVNLALGGDYGSFDKAVGWFKELQKNQPIVPKQTSYARVLSGEIPILIDYDFNAYRAKYTDKAPVAFVIPKEGTVSVPYVMALVKNGPNPENGKKVLDYVLSDKGQTLWANAFMRPVRAEAMSPETAAKFLPAADYARAKPVDMVRMAEAQKGFMDRYQAEVK is encoded by the coding sequence ATGATGAAGCAATTCCTGCCCGGTCCGTTCCTACTGGCCGCCGCCCTTGGCGCTGTCTCGCTGGTTGCCGCCCTCTCCGCCACGGTCGCTCCCGCCACCGCGGCCGAACCGACCGCCATCTGCTACAACTGCCCGCCGGAATGGGCCGATTGGGCATCGCAGCTGAAGGCGATCAAGGCCGATCTCGGCATCACCGTGCCGTTCGACAACAAGAACTCCGGCCAGTCGCTCGCCGCCATGCTGGCGGAAAAGGACAAGCCGGTGGCCGACGTCGTCTATCTCGGCGGGCCGGTCGGCATCCAGGCCAAGGCGGCGGGCGTCGTCGCCCCCTACAAGCCGGCGGGCTGGGCCGGGATCCCCGACGGGATGAAGGACGCGGACGGCAACTGGTTCGCCATCCACAGCGGCACGCTGGGATTCTTCGTCAACACCGAGGCGCTGGGCGGCAAGCCGGTGCCGCAGAGCTGGGCCGACCTGCTGAAGCCCGACTATTCCGGCATGGTCGGCTATCTCGACCCGACCAGCGCCGCCGTCGGCTATGTCGGCGCGGTGGCGGTCAATCTGGCGCTGGGCGGCGATTACGGCAGCTTCGACAAGGCGGTCGGCTGGTTCAAGGAGTTGCAGAAGAACCAGCCCATCGTGCCGAAGCAGACCTCCTACGCCCGCGTGCTTTCAGGCGAGATTCCGATCCTGATCGACTATGACTTCAACGCCTACCGCGCCAAATACACCGACAAGGCCCCGGTCGCCTTCGTCATCCCGAAGGAAGGCACCGTGTCGGTCCCCTATGTGATGGCGCTGGTCAAGAACGGCCCGAACCCGGAGAACGGCAAGAAGGTTCTGGACTATGTCCTGTCGGACAAGGGCCAGACCCTGTGGGCCAATGCCTTCATGCGCCCGGTCCGGGCCGAGGCGATGTCGCCGGAAACCGCGGCCAAGTTCCTGCCGGCCGCCGACTACGCCCGCGCCAAGCCGGTGGACATGGTGCGCATGGCCGAAGCGCAGAAGGGCTTCATGGACCGCTATCAGGCGGAGGTGAAGTGA
- a CDS encoding phosphodiesterase, with amino-acid sequence MIIVQITDTHIKPEGRLAYRRVDTAPFLERAVAAILALTPRPDVILATGDLVDAGHAEEYERLLGLLRPLDIPLFAVPGNHDERAGLARAFPDLAARVGDSPFFHYTVEDWPVRLIAMDTVLPGSGAGEVCAERLSWLDARLSEQPDRPTIVFQHHPPFDTGIGHMDRLGLSGADAMAAVVRRHPQVERVLCGHLHRPIQVRWAGTIASTAPSTAHQVALDLRDDAPSAFVMEPPGYQIHMWRADTGVVSHTAVIGEYDGPYPFFKDGKLID; translated from the coding sequence ATGATCATCGTCCAGATCACCGACACCCACATCAAGCCCGAGGGCCGGCTCGCCTACCGGCGCGTGGACACCGCCCCTTTCCTGGAGCGCGCCGTCGCCGCAATCCTGGCACTCACCCCGCGCCCCGACGTGATCCTCGCCACCGGCGACCTCGTCGATGCCGGCCATGCGGAGGAGTATGAGCGGCTGCTCGGCCTGCTGCGCCCGCTCGACATCCCGCTCTTCGCCGTGCCGGGCAACCATGACGAACGCGCCGGCCTTGCCCGCGCCTTTCCCGATCTGGCGGCGCGCGTCGGCGACAGCCCCTTCTTCCACTACACGGTGGAGGACTGGCCGGTCCGCCTGATCGCCATGGACACCGTTCTGCCCGGCTCCGGCGCGGGAGAGGTCTGTGCGGAGCGCCTGTCCTGGCTGGATGCCCGCCTGTCCGAGCAACCCGACCGGCCGACCATCGTCTTCCAGCACCATCCGCCCTTCGACACCGGCATCGGCCATATGGACCGGCTCGGCCTGAGCGGCGCCGACGCCATGGCCGCGGTGGTACGCCGTCACCCCCAAGTGGAACGGGTGCTGTGCGGCCATCTGCACCGGCCGATCCAGGTGCGCTGGGCCGGCACCATCGCCTCGACCGCGCCCTCCACCGCGCATCAGGTCGCGCTCGATCTGCGCGACGATGCGCCGTCCGCCTTCGTGATGGAGCCGCCGGGCTACCAGATCCACATGTGGCGCGCCGACACCGGCGTGGTCAGCCACACCGCCGTGATCGGCGAGTATGACGGCCCCTATCCCTTCTTCAAGGACGGAAAGCTGATCGACTAG
- a CDS encoding ABC transporter ATP-binding protein: MSDSFHLDAVPIRLERCGKTFAGSARALEPLDLTIRGGETIVFLGPSGCGKTTTLRIIAGLESPDPGGRVLFGEEDVTALPIERRNVGMVFQSYALFPNMTVAENVAYGLKVRKLPRPERARRVEEMLDLMHLGEFAGRRIDQLSGGQRQRVALARALVVRPRVLLLDEPLTALDAKLRDSLRLEIDRLLRGLGITAVYVTHDQGEAMALGDRIVVMAKGRVAQIGTPREIYYQPADGFVADFIGTMNRLGGTVQGGMLSIGAASLPWSGPDGAVELLVRPEDLALASEADGHLGGSVAAAVFLGDRTRLVVEPTDGPALTVDTLGRSELGRGDRVWLRVDPARVLAVP, translated from the coding sequence ATGTCCGACAGCTTCCATCTCGACGCCGTGCCGATCCGCCTGGAGCGCTGCGGCAAGACCTTCGCCGGCAGCGCCCGCGCGCTGGAGCCGCTGGACCTCACCATCCGCGGCGGCGAGACCATCGTCTTCCTGGGCCCCTCCGGCTGCGGCAAGACCACGACGCTGCGCATCATCGCCGGGCTGGAAAGCCCCGATCCCGGCGGTCGCGTGCTGTTCGGCGAGGAGGACGTCACCGCGCTTCCCATCGAGCGGCGCAATGTCGGCATGGTGTTCCAGAGCTACGCCCTGTTCCCCAACATGACGGTGGCGGAGAACGTCGCCTATGGCCTGAAGGTGCGCAAGCTGCCCCGGCCCGAGCGCGCCCGCCGGGTGGAGGAGATGCTCGACCTGATGCATCTCGGCGAGTTCGCCGGGCGGCGGATCGACCAGCTGTCCGGCGGACAGCGGCAGCGGGTGGCGCTGGCCCGCGCCCTGGTGGTGCGGCCGCGCGTGCTGCTGCTGGACGAACCGCTGACGGCGCTGGATGCCAAGCTGCGCGACAGCCTGCGGCTGGAGATCGACCGGCTGCTGCGCGGGCTCGGCATCACCGCCGTCTACGTCACCCACGACCAGGGCGAGGCGATGGCGCTGGGCGACCGCATCGTGGTGATGGCCAAGGGCCGCGTGGCGCAGATCGGCACCCCGCGCGAGATCTATTACCAGCCGGCCGACGGCTTCGTCGCCGACTTCATCGGCACGATGAACCGGCTGGGCGGCACGGTGCAGGGCGGGATGCTGTCGATTGGAGCGGCGTCGCTGCCTTGGTCGGGGCCGGACGGTGCGGTGGAGTTGCTGGTGCGGCCGGAGGATCTGGCGCTCGCATCGGAGGCCGACGGGCATCTGGGCGGGAGCGTCGCCGCCGCGGTGTTCCTGGGCGATCGCACCCGTCTGGTGGTGGAGCCCACGGACGGGCCGGCGCTGACGGTGGACACCCTCGGACGGAGCGAGCTGGGTCGCGGCGACCGGGTTTGGCTGCGCGTCGATCCGGCGAGGGTGCTGGCGGTTCCGTGA
- a CDS encoding ABC transporter permease, with protein MHSLSNRRGLGFWLQLGFTLLVCALLTVPMVMSMLAGLTANYFVGLKSGLTLRWVQEVLQVYSGTILLSLQIAFACLACTLVLGVPAAYVLARRPGRVARLVEELLMMPVAIPGLATALALIVTYGGVGDLRSSWLFILIGHVLFTLPFMVRAVLAVMGSIDLTTLEEGAASLGAGFLRRFATVVLPNCRSGILAGSLMVLTLSVGEFNLTWLLHTPLTKTLPVGLADSYASLRIEIGSAYTLVFFLMIVPSLILLQGLSKRGRPSV; from the coding sequence ATGCATAGTCTCTCGAATCGCCGGGGCTTGGGGTTCTGGCTGCAACTGGGCTTCACCCTGCTGGTCTGCGCCCTGCTGACCGTGCCGATGGTGATGTCGATGCTGGCCGGGCTGACCGCCAACTATTTCGTGGGCTTGAAGAGCGGCCTGACCCTGCGCTGGGTCCAGGAAGTGTTGCAGGTCTATTCCGGCACCATCCTGCTGTCCTTGCAGATCGCCTTCGCCTGCCTCGCCTGCACGCTGGTGCTGGGGGTGCCGGCGGCCTATGTGCTGGCGCGCCGCCCCGGCCGGGTCGCCCGGCTGGTGGAGGAACTGCTGATGATGCCGGTGGCCATCCCCGGCCTCGCCACCGCGCTGGCGCTGATCGTCACCTATGGCGGCGTGGGCGATTTGCGCAGCAGCTGGCTGTTCATCCTGATCGGCCATGTGCTGTTCACCCTGCCCTTCATGGTCCGCGCCGTGCTGGCGGTGATGGGCTCCATCGACCTGACGACGCTGGAGGAGGGAGCGGCCAGCCTGGGCGCCGGCTTCCTGCGCCGCTTCGCCACGGTGGTGCTGCCCAACTGCCGCTCCGGCATCCTGGCCGGGTCGCTGATGGTGCTGACCCTGTCGGTGGGCGAATTCAACCTGACCTGGCTGCTGCACACGCCGCTGACCAAGACGCTGCCGGTCGGGCTGGCCGACAGCTATGCCTCGCTGCGGATCGAGATCGGCAGCGCCTACACCCTCGTCTTCTTCCTGATGATCGTGCCGAGCCTGATCCTGCTGCAGGGTCTGTCCAAGCGCGGCCGTCCGTCCGTTTGA
- a CDS encoding ABC transporter substrate-binding protein, which translates to MKALLATLATVLTLALGHTAQADGATGKLVLYTSQLEPDARQTVEAFKAKNPGVEVEWVRNGTTELMNKLRAEFAAGAPQPDLLLIADAVTMESLKADKRLQPYTGAPVSGYRPGTHDAQGYWFGTKLITTGIVYNTAAPMKPTSWQDLLKPEAKGSTVMPSPLYSGAAAIHMASIKAQPSLGMAYYEALQRNAVTAAKGNGGILKDVAGGAKLYGMVVDYLPIREQLKGAPVAFVFPKEGVSAVSEPVAILSTAKNPTAAKAFIDFLLSRDGQDLASRQGFLPALPGVNPPPGFPDPATITLLPYDPAKALAEDEANKRAFADLFGG; encoded by the coding sequence ATGAAGGCGCTTCTCGCCACCCTCGCCACGGTCCTGACGCTTGCCCTCGGCCACACCGCGCAGGCGGACGGCGCCACCGGGAAGCTGGTGCTCTACACCTCGCAGCTGGAGCCGGACGCCCGCCAGACGGTGGAGGCCTTCAAGGCGAAGAACCCCGGCGTCGAGGTGGAGTGGGTCCGCAACGGCACCACCGAGCTGATGAACAAGCTGCGCGCCGAATTCGCCGCCGGTGCGCCGCAGCCCGACCTGCTGCTGATCGCCGACGCGGTGACGATGGAATCGCTGAAGGCGGACAAGCGGCTGCAGCCCTATACGGGCGCCCCCGTTTCCGGCTACCGCCCCGGCACGCACGATGCGCAGGGCTACTGGTTCGGCACCAAGCTGATCACCACCGGCATCGTCTACAACACCGCCGCCCCGATGAAGCCGACCTCCTGGCAGGACCTGCTGAAGCCGGAGGCCAAAGGCAGCACGGTGATGCCGAGCCCGCTCTATTCCGGCGCCGCCGCCATCCACATGGCGTCGATCAAGGCGCAGCCGTCGCTGGGCATGGCCTATTACGAGGCGCTGCAGCGCAACGCCGTCACCGCGGCCAAGGGCAACGGCGGCATCCTGAAGGACGTGGCCGGCGGGGCGAAGCTCTATGGCATGGTCGTCGACTACCTGCCGATCCGCGAACAGCTGAAGGGCGCGCCCGTCGCCTTCGTCTTCCCCAAGGAAGGCGTCAGCGCGGTCAGCGAGCCGGTGGCGATCCTCAGCACCGCGAAGAACCCGACGGCGGCCAAGGCCTTCATCGACTTCCTGCTGAGCCGCGACGGCCAGGATCTCGCCTCCCGCCAGGGCTTCCTGCCGGCGCTGCCGGGCGTGAACCCGCCGCCGGGCTTCCCCGATCCGGCGACCATCACCCTGCTGCCCTACGATCCGGCCAAGGCCCTGGCCGAGGACGAGGCGAACAAGCGCGCCTTCGCCGACCTGTTCGGCGGGTGA